One window of the Archangium primigenium genome contains the following:
- a CDS encoding carboxypeptidase-like regulatory domain-containing protein, whose amino-acid sequence MNAPWSGLTASGLKEWTRAWSLAGLAVLGLGCGMADPSDYFIGCRSDAECEGGAVCFADGCGDPGKNIVVEVIADPKGGEYAQDLALQELRDQQTLELRDASALKGQVRMQTQLSTVGYSAPVEMVITGESLLIPGRQRHQRSELVPQNGVYTLPVGSGRYTVTVLAANKSLPPVSGMREISPGQTQSLDFLLPDTRDLRLVTGRVLRQEDTPMDVALEIQALDANLAPLTQRIPVQRDTGQFILSVPVSALAHQALHLQVVPTSADVAVPLKLFSIDPLAPVTTLLMGDYGEPVKLQGRVLGPDRKPVAKASVYLSGTVGGGGQYRSARVQTQTDGTFTLTTLPSDAATGYTLTVTPPPGSAAGVTVKSVTVPRASTPALADIVCGSRVKVMGSLLRPSGSQPAAGVRMRVWTLEEVEGSLRPIVDFDVERGTDENGHFELSLDPGRYRLDFARTEDLPSVSRIVTIRPPGPGTPPEQPVELPSFTLSKGRRVTGQVVLAGSRGSGAPAPNASVRFFRVVDVEGKRTYLELADTLTKTDGSYATTLPTR is encoded by the coding sequence ATGAACGCCCCATGGAGTGGACTCACGGCGAGTGGACTCAAGGAGTGGACCCGGGCCTGGAGCCTGGCCGGACTGGCGGTCCTCGGCCTGGGCTGCGGCATGGCCGATCCCTCCGACTACTTCATCGGGTGCCGCAGCGACGCGGAGTGCGAGGGCGGCGCGGTGTGCTTCGCCGACGGGTGTGGAGATCCCGGCAAGAACATCGTCGTGGAGGTGATCGCCGACCCCAAGGGCGGTGAGTACGCCCAGGACCTGGCCCTGCAGGAGCTGAGGGATCAACAGACCCTGGAGCTGCGGGACGCCTCGGCCCTCAAGGGCCAGGTGCGCATGCAGACCCAGCTGTCCACGGTGGGCTACTCGGCGCCCGTGGAGATGGTCATCACCGGCGAGAGCCTGCTCATCCCCGGGCGCCAGCGCCACCAGCGCAGCGAATTGGTGCCCCAGAACGGCGTCTACACGCTGCCGGTGGGCTCGGGCCGCTACACGGTGACGGTCCTGGCCGCCAACAAGAGCCTGCCGCCCGTCTCCGGCATGCGGGAGATCTCCCCGGGCCAGACCCAGAGCCTGGACTTCCTGCTGCCGGACACCCGGGACCTGCGGCTGGTGACGGGGCGGGTGCTGCGCCAGGAGGACACGCCCATGGACGTGGCGCTGGAGATCCAGGCCCTGGACGCGAACCTCGCGCCGCTCACCCAGCGCATCCCCGTCCAGCGCGATACGGGCCAGTTCATCCTCTCCGTGCCCGTCTCGGCGCTCGCCCACCAGGCCCTCCACCTGCAGGTGGTGCCCACCTCGGCGGACGTGGCGGTGCCCCTCAAGCTCTTCTCCATCGATCCACTCGCGCCCGTGACGACCCTGCTCATGGGGGACTACGGCGAGCCGGTGAAGCTCCAGGGCCGGGTGCTCGGTCCGGATCGCAAGCCGGTGGCCAAGGCCTCGGTGTACCTGTCGGGCACCGTGGGCGGGGGCGGGCAGTACCGCAGCGCGCGCGTGCAGACCCAGACGGATGGCACCTTCACCCTCACCACGCTGCCGAGCGACGCCGCCACGGGCTACACGCTGACGGTGACGCCCCCGCCGGGCTCGGCCGCCGGCGTCACGGTGAAGTCCGTCACGGTGCCGCGCGCCAGCACCCCGGCGCTCGCGGACATCGTGTGCGGCTCGCGGGTGAAGGTGATGGGCAGCCTGCTGCGGCCGAGCGGCTCCCAGCCCGCCGCGGGCGTGCGCATGCGGGTGTGGACGCTCGAGGAAGTGGAGGGCAGCCTGCGCCCCATCGTCGACTTCGACGTCGAGCGGGGCACGGACGAGAACGGCCACTTCGAGCTGTCGTTGGATCCGGGCCGCTACCGCCTGGACTTCGCGCGCACCGAGGATCTGCCCAGCGTCAGCCGCATCGTCACCATCCGCCCGCCCGGGCCGGGCACGCCCCCCGAGCAGCCCGTGGAGCTGCCCAGCTTCACCCTCTCCAAGGGCCGCCGTGTCACCGGGCAGGTCGTCCTGGCCGGCTCGCGCGGCTCCGGTGCGCCCGCGCCCAACGCCTCCGTGCGCTTCTTCCGCGTGGTGGACGTCGAGGGCAAGCGCACCTACCTGGAGCTGGCGGACACGCTGACCAAGACGGACGGCAGCTACGCCACGACCCTGCCCACGCGCTGA